Genomic window (bacterium):
AGGTAGATCGGGACCCCCTCTCGCTGGGCGACGATAAAGTCGTTGACGTCGCCGACCGAGGCCCGCCCGAGGTCGACCGACCGGACCACGATGTCGATCTCGCGGTCGCCTTCGGTGAAACGCGTCGCAATCTCACCCTGGACTTTGTTACGGATCGTGTCCGCGACATCGCCCAGGTTGAGCCCGAGCCGCGCCAGCTGGTTGCGATCGAACTGGATCTGAAGCTCCGGGTTACCGAGTTCCGCCGAGGACTTGACGTCTACCATGCCGGGCACTCGCTCGAGCCGGGCGCGAACCTGGTTGGACGCGGTGTGAAGGTCCGCCAGGCCGTCGCTATACACCTCGACCTCGATCGGAGTGCGGAAGCTGAAGAAGGTCGGGCGCTCGAATTTGGAATTAACCAGCCCCGATTGCTCCAGGCGCTGCCGGACCGCCGCAATTACGACCTGCTCGTCTTCGGCGGTGGTGTTGTCGGCCATCCGGATCTGTAGTCGCGCCGTGTTCTCGCCCTCACTGCCCGTGTTGGTGAGCGACAGGCCCCGGCCGCCGACGATCCCGGCAAAGCTGGCGATCGTCTCGTCGCCCGCGAGCACCGTCTCGACGTCGGCCAGAAAACGGTCGGTTGCCTCGAGCGGCGTGCCTTCGGGAAGCTCGACCAGAAAGCTGCACTCGCCTTGCGAGAACGTCGGAATGAGATCGAAACCCAACCTCGGAATCAACTGGACGGCTCCGGCAAAGGCCAGGAGAGCGACCGCGAGAACCACCGGGCGGGCTCGCAGGGCGGTTCTAAGAACCTTCGGATAGGCCTTGGCAATCATCGCCAGAGCCGTGTCGAACGCGGTGGTGGCCGGCCGGCCGACGATCGCGAGCAGCCTGCCGGCCGATGCCAGCAGCCAACGAAGCGAAAAAACCGCCCACGCCGGCAAGGTTACGAAAAGCCAGCGCAGCAGGCCCCGAATCCTGTCGTTCGCTGGGGCCGATATCGGCCTCGACGCCGTCTGCTCACCACCCAGGATCGCGGCCAGCATCGGGATCAGCGTCAGCGCGACCGCGAGCGATGCGATCAACGAGAAGGACACCGTCAGCGCCATGTCGCGGAAGAGCTGAGCGGCGATTCCCTCGAGGAACACCACCGGCAGAAACACGGCGACTGTCGTTAATGTGGACGCGGAAACCGCGGTCCCTACCTCCGATGCGCCCTCGCGGGCCGCTTCGATAGCCGAAGCACCCCGCTCTCTTCGCTTGTGGATGGCCTCGAGGACAACGATGGCGTTGTCGACGAGCATGCCGACGCCCAGCGCGAGGCCTCCCAGGGACATCACATTGAGCGTGGTTCCGGTCCGGTACATGAGAAAGAAGGTCGCAACCACCGAGATCGGGATGGAAAGCCCGATGATGAGCGTGCTTCGAGGGTCCTTGAGAAAGAACAGCAGCACCAGAATCGCGATACCGCCGCCCAGCAGGGCGTTCATCAACACCTCGTCGATCGACGCCTGAATGAACTCGGACTGATCGATCCCGGTGATCACCTCGATGCCTTCGGGCAGCTCGTCACTGACGTTGTCGAGCCGGCTCAGAATCGCTCGGGCGACATGGACCGTGTTCGTGTCGCCCTCCTTGTACAAGGCCAGCTCCACCGCTTCGCTGCCACCGAAGCGTGTGATGACCTCGCGCTGCTTGTGGCCCCGACGCACCGTTGCGATGTCGGAGACCTTGACGCTTCGCCCGCGGTGCGTCATCACCACCGTGTCGTCTATGTCGGCGAGACCCTCGAACTCGTTGTTGGCGCGCACCAGGTAGCGGGCTTCCTCTTCGTACAGGCTGCCGCCCGCCTGGTTGACGTTCTCGCGCAGCAGAACCGAGTTCACGTCCTGAATGCTGAGCCCCAGAATCGCGAGCTTGCCCTCGTCGACCTGAACCTGGATTTCTTCCTCGAAGCCGCCGTTGACCTTGATCGCGGCCACGCCCTCGGTGGATTCGAGATCCTTCTTGAGAACCTCTTCCGCCACATAGCGAAGCTGGTAGAGATCACGCCCCCCGGTCACGTAAAGCCTGACAATGGGATCGTTGGCGGGATCGAACCGCAACAGAATCGGTTTCGACGCTTCCTTCGGCATGCGTAACAGATCCAGCTTCTGGCGAACGTCGAGTGAGGCGAAGTCCATAT
Coding sequences:
- a CDS encoding efflux RND transporter permease subunit, with the translated sequence MKLVDFSLRRRVTISMAAVALMLFGLVAFGRLSINLLPDLSYPSLTVETRLAGAAPSEVEALVSRPIEEVVGIVAGVKRLTSVSRPGLSQVTLEFEWGRNMDFASLDVRQKLDLLRMPKEASKPILLRFDPANDPIVRLYVTGGRDLYQLRYVAEEVLKKDLESTEGVAAIKVNGGFEEEIQVQVDEGKLAILGLSIQDVNSVLLRENVNQAGGSLYEEEARYLVRANNEFEGLADIDDTVVMTHRGRSVKVSDIATVRRGHKQREVITRFGGSEAVELALYKEGDTNTVHVARAILSRLDNVSDELPEGIEVITGIDQSEFIQASIDEVLMNALLGGGIAILVLLFFLKDPRSTLIIGLSIPISVVATFFLMYRTGTTLNVMSLGGLALGVGMLVDNAIVVLEAIHKRRERGASAIEAAREGASEVGTAVSASTLTTVAVFLPVVFLEGIAAQLFRDMALTVSFSLIASLAVALTLIPMLAAILGGEQTASRPISAPANDRIRGLLRWLFVTLPAWAVFSLRWLLASAGRLLAIVGRPATTAFDTALAMIAKAYPKVLRTALRARPVVLAVALLAFAGAVQLIPRLGFDLIPTFSQGECSFLVELPEGTPLEATDRFLADVETVLAGDETIASFAGIVGGRGLSLTNTGSEGENTARLQIRMADNTTAEDEQVVIAAVRQRLEQSGLVNSKFERPTFFSFRTPIEVEVYSDGLADLHTASNQVRARLERVPGMVDVKSSAELGNPELQIQFDRNQLARLGLNLGDVADTIRNKVQGEIATRFTEGDREIDIVVRSVDLGRASVGDVNDFIVAQREGVPIYLKSVAAVELTDGPSEIRRIGQKRAGVVSADIAGRDMAGVAVDVRAALDELVLPAGVTAALSGQEEERAAAQKSLALAMALAIFLVYLVMASQFESFLHPFVIIFTLPLGAIGVIGALAVTGRSINIVAMIGAVMLAGIVVNNAIVLVDAVNQRRRAGLSKTEALVAAGSDRLRPILMTSTTTILGLLPMALALGEGAELRAPLAITVIGGLAVATLLTLIVIPVVYSLVDRRDELGVKVGKPVSEALAGETVGETV